From Gammaproteobacteria bacterium:
CGGATTTCTACACGGTGCATCTGGTGGATCTGCCCGGTCACGGTCGCAGCGATTTGCCCGCAGGGGATTACACCCTGGACTCGGTCACTGCCATGCTGGCGCAGCATCTGCCGCAGATGGCAATCTACATGGGATGGTCGCTGGGCGGGCAGATTGCGCTGAATCTGGCGCTGCAACAGTCCTCCATGGTGCAGAAACTGATACTGGTCACCGCCAATGCCCAGTTTGTCAAAAGTGACAACTGGCCGTTCGGCATGGCCCCAGAAGTGCTGGCGGGGTTTGGCGAAAGTTTGGAGCAGGACTGTCGCGCCACGCTGCAGCGTTTTCTGGCGCTGCAGGCGCGTGACAGCGAAAACGCTCGCGAGACCATCAAAGTCCTGCGCGAGCGCATGGCGGATGAACCCTTGCCGAGGATCGAGGCGCTACGGGGAGGGCTGGACATTTTGCGTGATACGTCCCTGCCGGCGCGCCTGTCGCAGATCCGCTGCCCGGTGCGTCTGGTGTCCAGCCTGCGCGATGCGCTGGTGCCTGCCGAGGCGATGCAGCTGATGTGGGAAGTGTTGCCCGATGCTTCGTTGTTCCAGTTTGAATATGCCGGTCACGCCCCGTTTCTTTCTCATCCCCAGGAATTCCTGCAGGTGATCGAACCGTTTTTGGGGATAGTGCATGAA
This genomic window contains:
- the bioH gene encoding pimeloyl-ACP methyl ester esterase BioH, with translation MSSNLYIKTLGRGPDLVLLHGWSFSHVVWQDVAEALADFYTVHLVDLPGHGRSDLPAGDYTLDSVTAMLAQHLPQMAIYMGWSLGGQIALNLALQQSSMVQKLILVTANAQFVKSDNWPFGMAPEVLAGFGESLEQDCRATLQRFLALQARDSENARETIKVLRERMADEPLPRIEALRGGLDILRDTSLPARLSQIRCPVRLVSSLRDALVPAEAMQLMWEVLPDASLFQFEYAGHAPFLSHPQEFLQVIEPFLGIVHEG